One segment of Miscanthus floridulus cultivar M001 unplaced genomic scaffold, ASM1932011v1 fs_671_1_2, whole genome shotgun sequence DNA contains the following:
- the LOC136532616 gene encoding uncharacterized mitochondrial protein AtMg00810-like, whose amino-acid sequence MATCFRMSDLGALSYYIGIEVRQGKEALMLSQSAYASKLLERSSMTKCKSCLTLMEERLKLTKGSTAAKVDATLYWSIIGGLRYLVHTRPDIAFAVGYVSRLMENPREDHWAMVKRRLRYIKGTMDQVIVFPKTNGSGLQLTVFSDVDMAGDIDGRRSTSGMLVFLESALISWLSLKQKVVTLSTCEAEYVAVATAARQAVWLRRLLGYAQKGNSSTTAEESIIDTERSSYIHDYLTYLSFAIRKGADARDYFVWSLMDTFEWNAGYTVKYGLCHVDFKSLKRTPKLSAKWYSKFIKGYEQIEMASEESPNHMVS is encoded by the exons ATGGCGActtgttttcgaatgagcgatctcggcgcgctctcctactacatcggcatcgaggtgagacagggaaaggaggcgctcatgctcagtcagagcgcgtacgcctcaaagctgttggagcggagcagcATGACTAAGTGCAAGTCGTGCCtgactctgatggaggagcggttgaagctgacgaagggcagtaccgcggcgaaggtagatgcaacactctactggagcatcatcggcggtctgcgctacctagtccacacgagaccAGACATTgcattcgccgtgggctacgtcagccgcttaATGGAgaatccccgagaggatcactgggccatGGTGAAGCGACGGTtgcgctacatcaaggggacgATGGATCAGGTGATCGTCTTTCCCAAGACCAACGGAAGTGGGCTGCAGCttactgtgttcagcgatgtagacatggcgggggacatcgacggacggcgaAGCACCTCTGGTATGCTCGTCTTCCTCGAGTCGGCTCtaatctcatggctgtcgctgaaacagaaggtggtgacgctgtccacgtgcgaggcagagtacgtggcggtggccacagcggcgcgccaagctgtgtggctgcgccgaCTGCTAG GTTATGCCCAAAAGGGCAATAGCAGCACCACAGCAGAAGAATCAATTATTGATACTGAAAGGTCAAGTTACATTCATGACTACCTCACTTACCTGAGCTTTGCAATAAG GAAAGGAGCAGATGCGAGAGATTATTTTGTGTGGTCTTTGATGGATACCTTCGAATGGAACGCTGGTTACACCGTAAAGTATGGTCTTTGCCATGTGGATTTCAAGTCACTAAAGCGAACACCAAAACTGTCTGCTAAATGGTACAGCAAGTTTATCAAGGGCTATGAACAGATAGAGATGGCCTCTGAAGAATCACCTAATCATATGGTTTCCTAG
- the LOC136532617 gene encoding uncharacterized protein At4g13200, chloroplastic-like isoform X2 — protein sequence MAPPAASISPVCCVPFPASAPRRASPSSLRRLPRFAARSSGGGGGTRPEPKPDDNESKAVLDAFFLGKAFAEALTERVESVVGEVFSVVGQWQAEQQKQVQEFQEEVVQRAQKAKERAATEVSDDKGTKSLREPSATIVKTTPMSSSSPPATPTQTE from the exons ATGGCGCCACCTGCTGCGTCCATCTCGCCCGTCTGCTGCGTCCCCTTCCCCGCCTCAGCCCCTCGTCGCGCGTCCCCCTCTTCCCTCAGAAGGCTTCCCAGATTCGCGGCCCGgagtagcggcggcggcgggggcacgCGCCCTGAGCCGAAACCAG ATGACAACGAGAGCAAGGCCGTCCTCGACGCCTTCTTCCTCGGGAAGGCCTTCGCGGAGGCGCTCACGGAGCGGGTCGAGTCGGTGGTGGGCGAGGTGTTCAGCGTCGTCGGGCAGTGGCAGGCCGAGCAGCAGAAGCAGGTGCAGGAGTTCCAG GAGGAAGTAGTACAAAGAGCCCAAAAGGCTAAGGAGAGAGCTGCAACGGAAGTCAGTGATGATAAGGGGACAAAGTCTCTAAGGGAACCTTCAGCAACAATTGTGAAGACTACACCTATGTCATCTTCATCTCCCCCTGCTACTCCCACACAGACAGAATAG
- the LOC136532617 gene encoding uncharacterized protein isoform X1 — protein MAPPAASISPVCCVPFPASAPRRASPSSLRRLPRFAARSSGGGGGTRPEPKPDDNESKAVLDAFFLGKAFAEALTERVESVVGEVFSVVGQWQAEQQKQVQEFQKGNGSAFILGNYIVQMPKVKCDGFVWRYHIDQLFCVIIDSCVTYSENFPFRISSFFSSL, from the exons ATGGCGCCACCTGCTGCGTCCATCTCGCCCGTCTGCTGCGTCCCCTTCCCCGCCTCAGCCCCTCGTCGCGCGTCCCCCTCTTCCCTCAGAAGGCTTCCCAGATTCGCGGCCCGgagtagcggcggcggcgggggcacgCGCCCTGAGCCGAAACCAG ATGACAACGAGAGCAAGGCCGTCCTCGACGCCTTCTTCCTCGGGAAGGCCTTCGCGGAGGCGCTCACGGAGCGGGTCGAGTCGGTGGTGGGCGAGGTGTTCAGCGTCGTCGGGCAGTGGCAGGCCGAGCAGCAGAAGCAGGTGCAGGAGTTCCAG AAGGGAAATGGTTCTGCATTCATTTTGGGGAACTATATAGTCCAGATGCCCAAGGTAAAGTGTGATGGGTTTGTTTGGAGATATCACATAGATCAACTGTTTTGCGTCATTATTGATAGCTGCGTTACATATAGTGAAAATTTTCCATTTCGGAtttcttcatttttttcttctctgtAA